A DNA window from Treponema sp. J25 contains the following coding sequences:
- a CDS encoding HD family phosphohydrolase yields MEANLSHRELQDVYEDQFRMIEIGKELVREKDLDQLLRKILHISQDITGADGGSIFFVEGGPEGEWLRFTYSYNHSIPVQYETFTMPRTTESIAGYVSLTGESLNIPDVYNLPPDVPFRFNNSFDLRYGYRTRSMLVVPMLTYDGSVMGVIQLINSKEGEQIQDAHRIILRTPADVETYVVPFKERYLSMMQAIANQAAIAIENARLIRQIQSQFEEFVRAAVDAVEQRDPATCGHSQRVAMMVVQLARRINRKQEEEGKGPVFSENEIKALEYAGLLHDFGKVYIEPAVFVKAKKLYPWEFEKLQLRLKYLRRSLELDFALRRNSPSAETLQQLDKEREKILEELVAVTRQIERLNEPSLTDEDPVQIIERILSVPLPSVRGVDGEVIPLLTEEEIRSLAIRRGSLNDAERELIQRHVVYSYEFVKKIPWPPEYSQIPLIVKTHHEKLDGSGYPEGLQAEAIPFAGRLLAVADMYDALTAADRPYKKAVSPLRALEIIQDEASCGKVDPMVVQALEEILKA; encoded by the coding sequence ATGGAAGCGAATCTTTCCCATCGGGAATTGCAGGATGTCTATGAAGATCAATTCCGGATGATAGAAATTGGGAAAGAACTGGTCCGAGAGAAAGATCTGGACCAGCTTTTAAGAAAAATCCTGCATATCAGTCAGGATATTACAGGGGCCGATGGGGGTAGTATCTTCTTTGTGGAAGGGGGCCCCGAGGGGGAGTGGCTGCGCTTTACCTACAGTTACAACCATTCCATACCCGTTCAATATGAAACCTTTACCATGCCCCGGACAACCGAATCCATTGCGGGGTATGTGTCGTTAACCGGCGAAAGCCTGAACATCCCCGATGTGTATAACTTACCGCCGGATGTGCCCTTTCGTTTTAATAACAGTTTTGACCTTCGCTATGGGTATCGGACCCGTTCCATGCTGGTAGTTCCCATGCTTACCTACGATGGGTCTGTTATGGGGGTGATTCAACTCATCAATTCTAAAGAAGGAGAACAGATACAGGATGCCCATCGGATTATTTTGCGGACCCCCGCAGATGTAGAAACCTACGTGGTTCCCTTTAAGGAACGGTACCTTTCCATGATGCAGGCCATCGCAAATCAGGCCGCTATTGCCATCGAAAACGCCCGGCTTATCCGGCAGATTCAGTCCCAGTTTGAGGAATTTGTGCGGGCCGCGGTGGATGCGGTGGAACAGCGGGACCCTGCCACCTGCGGGCATTCCCAGCGGGTGGCCATGATGGTGGTCCAGCTGGCCCGCCGGATTAACCGGAAACAGGAAGAAGAAGGGAAGGGTCCTGTTTTTTCTGAGAACGAGATAAAGGCCCTGGAATATGCGGGGCTTCTCCACGATTTTGGCAAGGTCTATATAGAACCGGCGGTTTTTGTAAAGGCTAAGAAGCTCTACCCCTGGGAATTCGAAAAGCTGCAACTGCGGCTTAAGTATCTTCGCCGTTCCCTGGAATTGGATTTTGCCCTGCGGCGCAATTCCCCTTCTGCGGAAACGCTCCAGCAGCTTGATAAGGAACGGGAGAAAATTCTAGAAGAACTGGTAGCGGTTACCCGTCAGATTGAACGCTTGAATGAGCCAAGCCTTACCGACGAGGACCCAGTCCAGATTATCGAGCGGATCCTTTCTGTTCCGCTCCCTTCGGTACGGGGGGTAGATGGAGAGGTAATTCCTCTCCTGACAGAGGAAGAAATTCGGAGCCTGGCTATCCGCCGGGGGAGCCTTAATGATGCAGAACGGGAGTTGATCCAGCGACATGTGGTGTATTCCTATGAGTTTGTAAAGAAAATCCCCTGGCCGCCAGAGTATAGCCAGATTCCCCTCATCGTAAAAACCCACCACGAAAAGCTTGATGGGTCAGGGTACCCTGAGGGTCTCCAGGCCGAGGCTATCCCTTTCGCTGGCCGACTCCTGGCGGTGGCGGATATGTATGATGCCTTGACCGCCGCAGACCGGCCCTATAAGAAAGCGGTCTCCCCCTTGCGGGCCCTGGAGATTATCCAGGACGAAGCGTCCTGCGGCAAAGTAGATCCCATGGTTGTACAAGCATTGGAAGAGATACTAAAAGCGTAG
- a CDS encoding OmpA family protein has translation MSDTESMQKRKSPLCWLGTIIVYSVFPVYLFSQNQGAPSSSNSLPMPSSASGVVLVQSFPGPYTLVERSNWARYDNGKYTGHVYRETRYRLDPFQEREGVRYRGTVYVFEETLRDLQKVARPLDDIIPVEFILSKTGSIRLVDDRGYPLLRNFPVFPEKALRPGDIWIAAGERIVDPRNDGNQVKLPILAEYRFLGEEPYKGEQVYRIQAQYATRYKTATSRGSKTDQKTMGSGSSQTNQPGVGQEASGPFIEASGTHVVDILIRVADGRLVLMRDTLDETFLWPDGSSVRYKGFTLTFSESFLPFDRSAVLAQVARQLGAPEGLPGGGGKAGGADSTGAAAGGASGGGGSDLADRRSSSGADSTGAVASGGTSSGGTGAPGAGGIGADDKRSPPASGGVASPVGKAEPSGGEKGEVPEGIALRSGSDGVTVDGAFQLDEGRGSPGASSDRPATVDLPAQNIEVAAVPEGVKLTVRDIRFVADSDEILSSERGRLDLIARAIKSVLGSSPNQPLILVEGHTAAVGRPAAEQELSVRRAKKIVDELTARGIPAERFIYKGWGSTRPLADNSTEAGKAKNRRVEITILQ, from the coding sequence ATGTCAGATACTGAATCCATGCAAAAACGGAAAAGTCCCCTGTGCTGGTTGGGGACAATCATTGTCTATTCTGTCTTTCCCGTTTATCTGTTTTCCCAGAACCAGGGAGCCCCTTCTTCTTCTAATTCCCTACCTATGCCATCGTCCGCCTCCGGGGTTGTTCTTGTTCAGAGCTTCCCCGGCCCCTATACGCTGGTTGAGCGGTCTAACTGGGCCCGCTACGATAATGGCAAATATACAGGGCATGTATATCGGGAAACCCGTTACCGCCTGGATCCCTTTCAGGAACGCGAGGGGGTGCGATACCGCGGCACGGTCTACGTGTTTGAGGAAACCCTGCGGGACCTGCAAAAAGTGGCCCGGCCGCTGGATGATATCATTCCGGTTGAATTTATCCTCTCAAAAACAGGCTCAATACGACTGGTGGATGATCGGGGATACCCGCTGTTGCGCAATTTCCCTGTTTTCCCTGAGAAAGCCCTTCGCCCGGGGGATATCTGGATTGCTGCGGGGGAACGCATCGTAGATCCCCGTAACGATGGTAATCAGGTAAAACTTCCTATCCTGGCGGAATACCGTTTCCTGGGCGAGGAGCCCTATAAGGGAGAACAGGTCTATCGGATACAGGCTCAGTATGCTACCCGCTACAAGACGGCCACAAGCAGGGGAAGCAAAACGGATCAAAAAACGATGGGAAGCGGGAGTTCCCAAACGAATCAACCTGGGGTAGGCCAGGAGGCTTCAGGCCCCTTTATCGAAGCAAGTGGTACCCATGTGGTAGATATATTGATTCGGGTTGCCGATGGTCGGCTTGTTCTGATGCGGGATACCCTGGATGAAACCTTTCTGTGGCCCGATGGTTCTTCGGTGCGTTACAAGGGGTTTACCCTGACGTTCAGCGAAAGCTTCTTGCCCTTTGACCGTTCGGCGGTCCTTGCCCAGGTGGCTCGGCAATTGGGCGCCCCCGAAGGGCTCCCCGGAGGGGGAGGCAAGGCTGGTGGTGCCGATTCGACGGGTGCCGCGGCGGGTGGGGCTTCCGGCGGTGGGGGAAGTGATCTTGCTGACCGGCGGAGTTCCTCTGGCGCCGATTCAACTGGCGCCGTGGCTAGTGGAGGGACCTCTAGCGGGGGGACCGGGGCACCAGGGGCCGGGGGAATAGGGGCTGATGATAAGAGAAGCCCCCCGGCATCCGGTGGGGTGGCGTCCCCTGTGGGTAAGGCTGAACCTTCTGGAGGAGAGAAAGGGGAAGTCCCCGAGGGCATAGCCCTGCGATCAGGAAGCGATGGGGTCACGGTGGATGGGGCCTTTCAGCTTGATGAAGGGCGTGGCAGCCCGGGGGCTTCTTCGGATAGGCCGGCTACGGTGGACCTCCCCGCCCAAAACATAGAGGTGGCGGCGGTCCCCGAGGGAGTAAAGCTCACCGTCCGGGATATCCGTTTTGTGGCCGATTCAGACGAAATTCTGAGCAGCGAGCGGGGGCGACTGGATTTGATTGCCCGGGCCATAAAGTCTGTCCTGGGTTCTTCCCCCAACCAACCGCTTATCCTGGTGGAAGGTCACACCGCCGCCGTGGGACGCCCTGCGGCAGAGCAGGAGCTTTCGGTTCGGCGGGCTAAAAAAATCGTGGATGAACTGACCGCCCGGGGTATTCCGGCGGAGCGGTTTATATACAAGGGATGGGGGAGCACACGACCCCTGGCGGATAACAGCACTGAGGCCGGCAAAGCTAAGAACCGACGGGTAGAGATAACTATTCTGCAATAA
- a CDS encoding UvrD-helicase domain-containing protein, whose product MESYASMRLDVFQEAACRADHNVVVAAGAGSGKTAILSERYVRLVKERRLPVHSILTLTFTRKAAMEMLDRIYRRLQQEHLQGSDEFLAEQLEHFHEARIATLDSFCATIVRSGCTTYGISPSFMVEPLALEALARHCALECLMEHRDNRAVRTLVALASFDRVVEDFFVHLAIEHVSLIPQKTFTEALEGLLQDAERQYQRKQKEGEEFLKRFVALGETYEVPQNYQEPLRMLERWAGEYERTGKLPAEFLRWAKETDMPRGRLTRPFLVEWKELLTQLRDVREKLAQVEIFVIYQEAYQALGIVLDDFAQRFNRERRQRALLSFRDLSELALDILKNDRALRQFYKEEIRAIMIDEFQDTNGLQRDLLFLLAEKRDRLCDGIPLPEDLEENKLFFVGDEKQSIYRFRGADVTVFNSLAQDLSRANPPGLSPVLHIQNNYRSAKELLAFFNVLFRKIFSSPSAEVPPYEATYRFDALYPFSEERGHDREIPSDPAIRLKGGPQQTRRVEIYLAEEDTPEVKNLKTGNESEALCIAQRILKGVREGEFHFGDVALLFRTTTHQGVFEQIFQRIGIPYRAIDPRGVFTEGPVHDIYALFRLVLAPRDTNAYGTVLRSPLVGLGDQVTSRILYDAARPGGASFPFPPDPPSHWWNDGVAEENSQEERRRYELGRQLYEFIQKKIDKVGLAALMASLWYEWGYRSYLLQHPRGSHLVDQFEYLYHLALDADRRGLSAAAFVDELAPRIGSKERLTGIDGEGEKAQNEVSFLTIHKSKGLQFPVVIIPLCGSSLKGEKMDSLYYWHPEWGPIVVLEDPAKKKEDKVRSYYFEIAKEEEAKKAFAEFKRLLYVAATRAEQRLIFVGRRRGLKKQEDSGVQEEQSEKESSSTQEPSEESLRRILQAPLAKDDKKEKTFFDLLASAFGTENGMDPALYSLAPLSLLDKKALEEGIEAARKQRLSLVENRPLFQKDVQGDAPVAPAGRSAALEESPSMRGKRAEQEEPPGDGMKYGESVILEPPLAFPWWTSPTAMEVVWQGEKRFDLHIGAQDGGQRHDARKEAEVSLPFSREPILPAPEKELSPAASGSAAAKAERGHAGYLMEAKEESLETAFGTLSHSILAYVFPRLRGLADQVPEGTAPFANEKSPPKREGGRSLQGELFDETLETWRRQFSVGELMEALPSSVRRSFSRLGVPQKKQETLVTEALEQALRFFQSPYGHEVLRSSNYCFEFPFLFHLPLFSSDEKGPFQSILVRGAMDLIYETEQECIIVDFKTDKEILPELHRVQLECYRLGAPAFSDKQVRCFLYYLRHEEIREMTDPLAPDVLFKLAQETLKRTDSMGLMEDPLVFMPEGEGGF is encoded by the coding sequence ATGGAGAGCTACGCGTCTATGAGACTGGATGTCTTTCAAGAAGCGGCCTGTCGGGCGGATCACAATGTGGTGGTTGCCGCCGGGGCAGGGTCGGGGAAAACGGCTATTCTCAGCGAACGGTACGTGCGGCTCGTAAAGGAACGGCGGCTGCCGGTTCACTCGATCCTTACCCTAACGTTTACCCGCAAAGCGGCCATGGAAATGCTGGACCGTATCTATCGGCGCTTACAGCAAGAGCATCTCCAGGGGTCCGATGAGTTTCTGGCGGAACAACTGGAACATTTCCACGAAGCCCGAATTGCTACCCTCGATTCCTTCTGCGCTACTATTGTTCGCAGTGGGTGTACCACCTATGGCATTTCCCCGTCTTTTATGGTGGAGCCCCTGGCGCTGGAAGCTCTGGCCCGCCACTGTGCCCTGGAATGTTTGATGGAACACCGGGATAATAGGGCGGTCCGTACCCTCGTGGCCCTTGCCTCGTTTGATAGGGTGGTGGAGGATTTTTTTGTTCACCTCGCCATCGAACATGTCTCATTAATCCCTCAAAAAACATTCACCGAGGCTCTCGAGGGTCTGTTACAGGACGCGGAGCGACAATATCAAAGAAAACAAAAAGAAGGGGAGGAATTTCTTAAGAGATTTGTAGCCCTGGGAGAAACCTATGAGGTCCCCCAGAACTATCAAGAGCCACTTCGAATGTTAGAGCGCTGGGCCGGGGAATATGAAAGGACGGGGAAGTTACCCGCCGAGTTTCTCAGGTGGGCTAAAGAAACGGACATGCCCAGGGGCCGGCTTACCAGGCCTTTTCTTGTGGAGTGGAAGGAACTTCTTACCCAACTGAGAGATGTGAGGGAAAAACTGGCACAGGTAGAAATCTTTGTGATTTACCAAGAGGCTTATCAGGCCCTGGGCATTGTTCTGGATGATTTTGCCCAGCGGTTTAACCGGGAGCGGCGCCAGAGGGCCCTTCTTTCTTTTCGGGACCTCTCTGAACTTGCCCTGGATATTTTAAAAAACGATAGGGCCCTCCGCCAATTTTACAAAGAAGAAATTCGGGCCATCATGATTGATGAGTTCCAGGACACCAATGGGCTCCAGCGGGATCTCCTGTTTCTGCTTGCAGAAAAACGGGACCGCCTCTGCGATGGCATCCCCTTACCGGAGGACCTGGAAGAGAACAAGCTTTTTTTTGTAGGGGACGAAAAGCAATCGATCTATAGATTTAGAGGGGCCGATGTCACGGTGTTTAATTCCCTTGCCCAGGACCTGAGCCGGGCCAATCCTCCGGGGCTCTCTCCGGTACTCCATATTCAAAATAATTATCGCTCCGCTAAAGAGCTGCTCGCTTTTTTCAACGTCCTTTTCCGTAAGATTTTCTCCTCCCCCTCTGCAGAGGTGCCGCCCTATGAGGCAACCTACCGTTTTGACGCCCTCTATCCCTTCTCTGAAGAACGGGGCCATGACCGGGAAATCCCATCTGATCCCGCTATCCGCCTAAAGGGGGGTCCTCAACAGACAAGGCGGGTAGAGATATACCTGGCCGAAGAAGATACCCCAGAGGTAAAGAACCTTAAAACCGGCAATGAATCGGAGGCCCTCTGCATTGCCCAGCGAATTCTGAAAGGGGTTAGGGAAGGAGAGTTCCACTTTGGAGATGTGGCCCTGCTCTTTCGTACCACCACCCATCAGGGGGTGTTTGAACAGATCTTTCAGCGGATAGGTATTCCCTATCGGGCCATTGACCCCCGGGGGGTTTTTACTGAAGGTCCTGTCCACGATATATATGCCCTGTTTCGGTTGGTGCTTGCTCCCCGGGACACTAATGCCTATGGGACGGTGCTCCGTTCTCCCCTGGTGGGTCTCGGTGACCAGGTAACGAGCCGTATCCTTTATGATGCGGCCCGTCCGGGCGGCGCCTCGTTCCCCTTTCCCCCGGACCCGCCTTCCCATTGGTGGAACGACGGTGTTGCAGAAGAAAACTCCCAGGAGGAGCGACGCCGTTATGAACTGGGGCGTCAATTGTACGAATTTATCCAAAAAAAAATCGATAAGGTGGGCCTTGCGGCCCTTATGGCAAGCCTGTGGTATGAATGGGGGTATCGGTCGTATCTTCTCCAACACCCCCGGGGAAGTCACCTCGTGGACCAATTTGAATACCTCTATCACCTTGCCCTGGATGCGGATCGTCGGGGACTTTCGGCGGCGGCCTTTGTAGATGAACTGGCCCCCCGCATTGGATCAAAGGAACGGTTAACCGGCATTGATGGGGAAGGAGAGAAAGCCCAAAATGAGGTAAGCTTTCTCACCATTCATAAAAGCAAGGGCCTCCAGTTCCCGGTGGTCATTATTCCCCTCTGTGGGAGTTCCCTGAAGGGGGAAAAGATGGATTCCCTGTACTACTGGCACCCTGAGTGGGGTCCCATCGTGGTGCTTGAGGATCCCGCAAAGAAAAAAGAGGATAAGGTAAGGTCCTACTATTTTGAAATAGCAAAAGAGGAAGAAGCGAAGAAGGCCTTTGCGGAATTTAAGCGGCTTTTGTATGTGGCAGCTACGCGGGCTGAACAGCGGCTTATCTTTGTGGGCCGGCGAAGGGGCCTAAAAAAACAGGAAGATTCGGGTGTTCAGGAAGAACAGTCAGAAAAAGAATCTTCATCGACACAAGAACCATCAGAAGAAAGTCTGCGCCGTATTCTTCAGGCTCCTCTAGCAAAGGATGACAAGAAAGAGAAAACCTTCTTTGATCTCCTTGCCTCTGCTTTTGGGACAGAAAACGGCATGGATCCAGCCCTGTATAGCCTGGCCCCTCTTTCTCTGCTTGATAAAAAAGCTCTGGAAGAGGGCATTGAGGCTGCCCGGAAGCAAAGACTGTCTCTCGTCGAAAATAGGCCGCTCTTCCAGAAAGATGTTCAAGGGGATGCACCGGTTGCCCCGGCAGGCCGTAGCGCAGCACTAGAGGAAAGTCCTTCTATGCGTGGGAAAAGGGCCGAACAAGAAGAACCTCCTGGCGATGGAATGAAGTACGGGGAATCGGTTATACTAGAGCCTCCCTTGGCGTTTCCCTGGTGGACGAGCCCCACCGCGATGGAGGTGGTGTGGCAAGGGGAGAAAAGGTTCGACCTTCACATCGGGGCTCAGGACGGAGGGCAGAGACACGATGCCCGAAAAGAGGCAGAGGTATCGCTGCCCTTCTCCAGAGAACCAATTTTGCCGGCCCCCGAGAAGGAACTTTCCCCGGCGGCCAGTGGTTCTGCGGCTGCCAAGGCAGAGCGTGGCCACGCTGGGTACCTCATGGAAGCGAAAGAAGAGAGCCTTGAAACTGCCTTTGGGACCCTTTCTCACAGTATCCTGGCTTATGTGTTCCCTCGACTGCGGGGCCTGGCGGATCAGGTCCCGGAAGGGACCGCTCCTTTTGCCAATGAAAAAAGCCCGCCGAAAAGAGAAGGTGGCCGGTCCTTGCAAGGGGAACTCTTTGATGAAACCCTGGAAACATGGCGGCGGCAATTCTCCGTGGGAGAACTCATGGAGGCGCTACCCTCGTCGGTGCGGCGTTCTTTTTCCCGGCTGGGGGTCCCCCAAAAAAAGCAAGAAACTTTGGTCACGGAAGCTTTAGAGCAGGCCCTTCGTTTCTTCCAGAGTCCCTATGGTCACGAGGTGCTTCGCTCATCAAACTATTGCTTTGAGTTTCCTTTCCTGTTCCATCTTCCCCTTTTCTCCTCAGATGAAAAGGGGCCTTTCCAGTCCATTCTGGTTCGGGGGGCCATGGATCTTATATATGAAACCGAGCAAGAATGCATTATTGTCGATTTTAAAACCGATAAAGAAATACTTCCCGAACTCCATCGGGTGCAACTGGAATGTTATCGTCTCGGAGCCCCCGCTTTTTCTGATAAGCAGGTTCGGTGTTTTTTGTATTATTTGCGTCACGAAGAGATACGGGAGATGACGGACCCCTTAGCGCCGGATGTTCTGTTTAAGCTGGCTCAGGAAACGCTGAAAAGAACTGACTCCATGGGGCTTATGGAGGACCCTCTGGTATTTATGCCAGAAGGGGAGGGAGGTTTTTAA
- a CDS encoding DUF2804 domain-containing protein translates to MYKRDILPSRPSPVEEGNPIFGTWTKAFDDVNLLSIKHPFSTHLPKFIKKYRIKEWQSFQIQNDTYYLTVVVSNVRYFRIAQVFVWNKESKEKLLFRKVLPFGAWKLPRSLSNAAFTSRSYGFYIRIHNWLDADLIELDLDVEPTKKRPSFTAHLELDFARQKTTPMVTHLPFSERRSMYSFKAMTSVRGDLVFGGQHLSFSPERTAGLFFDYKGFFPYRMRHLWCNGFSYHEDKQLFGFSIAEGQTRDTFRYNENALWFKGELTPLPPVKITMPEGPESDWVIQDLEGMVDLTFTPQETIRFGFNYFVAHSEYIAPFGVYNGMLVTRDGIQIPVRNLWGTGEKLYLRV, encoded by the coding sequence ATGTACAAACGGGATATTCTGCCTTCTCGTCCCAGTCCGGTAGAAGAAGGGAATCCTATTTTTGGGACCTGGACCAAGGCCTTTGACGATGTGAACCTGCTGAGCATTAAACACCCCTTCTCTACCCATCTTCCTAAGTTTATAAAAAAATATCGAATAAAAGAGTGGCAAAGCTTCCAGATTCAAAATGATACCTACTATCTCACGGTAGTGGTAAGCAATGTGCGCTATTTCCGGATTGCCCAGGTTTTTGTATGGAATAAGGAGAGCAAAGAAAAACTGCTTTTCCGTAAGGTCCTGCCCTTCGGAGCATGGAAATTACCCCGGAGTCTGTCTAATGCGGCCTTTACCAGCCGGAGTTACGGATTCTACATTCGAATTCATAACTGGCTCGATGCGGATCTTATCGAACTTGACCTTGACGTAGAGCCCACCAAAAAACGGCCGTCCTTCACGGCCCACCTGGAACTGGATTTTGCGCGACAGAAAACCACCCCTATGGTAACCCACCTTCCCTTTTCAGAACGACGATCCATGTATTCGTTCAAAGCCATGACCAGTGTACGGGGGGACCTCGTGTTTGGGGGACAGCATCTCTCATTTAGCCCCGAACGCACCGCAGGGCTATTCTTTGATTACAAGGGCTTTTTCCCCTATCGAATGCGACACCTGTGGTGCAATGGTTTTTCCTACCATGAAGATAAACAGCTTTTTGGATTTAGTATTGCCGAAGGCCAGACCCGGGACACCTTTCGATATAACGAAAATGCCCTCTGGTTCAAAGGGGAACTTACCCCTTTGCCACCCGTAAAAATCACCATGCCCGAGGGCCCCGAATCGGACTGGGTGATTCAGGACCTGGAAGGCATGGTAGATCTTACCTTTACTCCCCAGGAAACGATCCGCTTCGGCTTCAATTATTTTGTCGCCCATAGTGAATACATCGCTCCCTTTGGGGTATATAATGGGATGTTAGTAACCAGAGATGGGATACAGATCCCCGTCCGTAACCTCTGGGGAACGGGCGAAAAATTGTACTTACGGGTGTAA
- a CDS encoding ABC transporter ATP-binding protein — protein sequence MITLQDVSKTYSKNKTKALDSIDLTIPDGCIFGFLGPNGAGKTTTIKLITGALEADEGLISVDGLELPSRALEAKARIGYVPDNPELFSRLKGIEFLNFIADLYKIDRETRRERIEVYTRRFEIADVLAGQIGSYSRGMKQKLMVCASLLSDPSNWILDEPLVGLDPQAAFNLKELMRERARAGKCVFFSTHVMEVAEKLCDRLAIINKGTIVFTGTLDELKDLRGKDGSLESLFLELVESGDESGGSRV from the coding sequence ATGATTACCCTACAAGACGTAAGCAAAACCTACAGCAAGAATAAAACAAAGGCCCTGGATTCTATCGATCTAACCATCCCTGATGGGTGTATTTTCGGATTTCTTGGCCCCAACGGAGCCGGAAAGACCACCACTATCAAGTTGATTACCGGAGCCCTTGAGGCTGATGAGGGGCTTATTTCCGTGGATGGGCTGGAACTTCCCTCCCGGGCCCTGGAAGCAAAGGCCCGCATCGGCTATGTACCGGATAACCCGGAACTCTTTAGCCGGCTGAAGGGTATCGAATTCCTTAATTTTATTGCGGACCTGTACAAAATAGACCGGGAAACCCGGCGGGAACGGATCGAAGTCTATACCAGACGTTTCGAAATAGCCGATGTGCTTGCCGGTCAGATCGGCAGCTACTCCCGGGGAATGAAGCAAAAACTCATGGTATGCGCCAGCCTCCTTTCGGATCCGTCCAACTGGATCCTCGATGAACCCCTGGTTGGACTTGATCCCCAGGCAGCCTTTAACCTGAAGGAACTTATGCGGGAGCGGGCCCGGGCAGGAAAATGTGTCTTTTTCTCAACCCATGTGATGGAAGTGGCCGAAAAACTCTGTGACCGCCTTGCCATCATCAATAAAGGGACGATTGTATTTACCGGTACCCTGGATGAGCTTAAGGATCTTCGGGGAAAGGATGGTTCCCTGGAGTCCCTGTTCCTGGAACTAGTGGAAAGTGGCGATGAAAGCGGAGGCTCCAGAGTATGA
- a CDS encoding DNA-3-methyladenine glycosylase I encodes MELFRCPWCLSDPLYMAYHDTEWGTPLWDDGALFALLVLEGAQAGLSWLTILKRRQGYLDAMDRLDPLRLARYTEKDIDRLCQDPRIIRNRRKIVSAISNARAFLNLQEKKGSFAQWLWGFVDGKPLVNSWNDIKQIPPSTPLSERISRELQKEGFSFVGPTIVYAYMQSAGQVNDHLVRCFRHKELTGKQ; translated from the coding sequence ATGGAATTATTCCGTTGTCCCTGGTGCCTGTCGGATCCGCTGTACATGGCCTATCACGATACCGAGTGGGGAACTCCCCTCTGGGACGATGGGGCCCTTTTTGCCCTTCTGGTACTGGAGGGAGCCCAAGCAGGGCTCTCATGGCTTACCATCCTTAAGCGGCGCCAGGGCTACCTTGATGCGATGGATCGCCTCGATCCCCTCCGGCTTGCCCGGTATACCGAAAAAGACATAGATCGGCTCTGTCAGGATCCCCGGATCATTCGAAACCGGCGGAAAATAGTGTCGGCTATTTCCAATGCCCGGGCCTTTCTTAACCTTCAAGAGAAAAAAGGAAGTTTTGCCCAGTGGCTGTGGGGTTTTGTAGACGGGAAGCCCCTGGTAAACTCGTGGAATGATATAAAACAGATACCGCCTAGCACCCCCCTTTCTGAACGGATTTCCCGGGAACTTCAAAAAGAGGGTTTTTCCTTTGTGGGCCCCACCATTGTATACGCGTATATGCAATCGGCGGGCCAGGTAAACGATCATTTAGTACGGTGTTTTCGGCACAAAGAGTTAACGGGGAAACAGTAA